From Acidovorax sp. FHTAMBA, one genomic window encodes:
- a CDS encoding ABC transporter permease, which yields MLKLEPRPQASRLWTYGSPLLALAFTVLIGIALFVALGKDPVRGLQVFFWEPVKSQYAIGELMVKATPLLLIALGLAVCFRSNVWNIGAEGQFVIGAVTAGGMALLADKTTGPWIVPAILLAGVLGGMVWAGLTALLRDKFNANEILVSLMLVYVATLVLGYLVYGPWKDPMGYNFPQTKTFEKVTQIPRLMQGSRVSIGLLLALAGAAALWVFLFRTRAGFAQQVGGLAPAAARYAGFSSRKALWTALLISGGAAGLAGALEVAGPIGQLTPYVPAGYGFAAIIVAFVGRLHPVGMILSAILMSMFYIGGELAQSRLGLPKSLTGVFQGLLLFTLLACDTLIAYRIRWVGRKKGGV from the coding sequence ATGCTTAAGCTGGAACCGCGCCCCCAGGCGTCCAGGCTCTGGACCTACGGCTCGCCCTTGCTGGCGCTGGCGTTTACGGTGTTGATCGGTATCGCGCTGTTTGTGGCGCTGGGTAAAGACCCGGTGCGCGGGCTGCAGGTGTTCTTCTGGGAGCCCGTCAAGTCGCAGTACGCCATCGGTGAACTCATGGTCAAGGCCACGCCGCTGTTATTGATTGCGCTGGGGTTGGCCGTGTGCTTTCGCTCCAACGTGTGGAACATCGGGGCCGAAGGGCAGTTTGTGATCGGCGCGGTCACGGCCGGGGGCATGGCGCTGCTGGCCGACAAGACCACGGGCCCGTGGATCGTGCCCGCCATCCTGCTTGCGGGTGTGCTGGGCGGCATGGTGTGGGCGGGGCTTACGGCCTTGCTGCGCGACAAGTTCAACGCCAACGAGATCCTGGTGAGCCTGATGCTGGTCTATGTGGCCACGCTGGTGCTGGGCTACCTGGTCTATGGCCCGTGGAAGGACCCCATGGGCTACAACTTTCCGCAGACCAAGACGTTCGAGAAAGTGACGCAGATCCCGCGCCTGATGCAGGGCTCGAGAGTGTCCATCGGCCTTTTGCTGGCGCTGGCTGGGGCGGCCGCGCTGTGGGTGTTCCTGTTTCGCACACGTGCGGGTTTTGCGCAGCAGGTGGGCGGCCTGGCGCCGGCGGCGGCACGCTATGCGGGCTTTTCGTCGCGCAAGGCGCTGTGGACGGCGCTGCTCATCTCGGGTGGCGCAGCGGGCCTGGCGGGCGCGCTGGAGGTGGCCGGGCCCATCGGCCAGCTCACACCGTACGTGCCCGCAGGCTACGGCTTTGCGGCCATCATCGTGGCGTTTGTGGGGCGCCTGCACCCTGTTGGAATGATCCTTTCGGCCATCCTGATGAGCATGTTCTACATCGGTGGGGAGCTGGCGCAGTCGCGCCTGGGCCTGCCCAAGTCGCTCACGGGCGTGTTCCAGGGCCTGCTGCTGTTCACGTTGCTCGCGTGTGACACGCTGATCGCCTACCGCATCCGCTGGGTGGGCCGCAAGAAAGGAGGTGTCTGA
- a CDS encoding ABC transporter ATP-binding protein, protein MSSPPNPLAPGAAPPRLQLVGITKRYPAVVANSGVSLTVLPGEIHAVLGENGAGKSTLMKIIYGSVKPDEGSVFFNGQAVQVRNPQEARALGIAMVFQHFSLFDTLTVAENVWLGLDKSLTLAEVTSRITAKAAEYGLDIDPLRPVHTLSVGEMQRVEIIRALLTAPKVLILDEPTSVLTPQAVEKLFVVLRKLASEGCSILYISHKLHEIRALCTACTVLRGGKVTGVCNPAEESNASLSRLMIGAEPPALEHRAVQTGATVLRVQGLSLPRADQFGVDLIDLQFEVKAGEVVGIAGVSGNGQRELLYALSGEDQRAEPASIQVSGQNAGRMAPNQRRALGLHFVPEERLGRGAVPTMGLAHNLLLTRTNAVSGSGWIKVGALQKHAEDIIRRFNVKAGGPNAAAKSLSGGNLQKFIVGREIDANPKLLIVSQPTWGVDVGAAAQIRGSILALRDAGCAVLVVSEELDELFEICDRLHVVAKGHLSPSVDRADATVERIGEWMSGLWHADVQAHLAHKAQAGEVHHA, encoded by the coding sequence ATGAGTTCTCCCCCCAATCCTTTAGCGCCTGGTGCGGCGCCGCCACGGCTGCAGCTGGTGGGCATCACCAAACGCTACCCGGCCGTGGTGGCCAACAGCGGCGTGTCGCTCACGGTGCTGCCGGGTGAAATCCACGCCGTGCTGGGCGAAAACGGCGCGGGCAAGTCCACGCTGATGAAAATCATCTACGGCTCGGTCAAGCCCGACGAAGGCAGCGTGTTCTTCAACGGCCAGGCCGTGCAGGTGCGCAACCCGCAAGAGGCGCGGGCCCTGGGCATTGCCATGGTGTTCCAGCATTTCAGCCTGTTTGACACCCTCACCGTGGCCGAGAACGTGTGGCTGGGGCTGGACAAGAGCCTGACGCTGGCCGAAGTGACCAGCCGCATCACCGCCAAGGCCGCCGAGTACGGCCTCGACATCGACCCCCTGCGCCCCGTGCACACCCTGAGCGTGGGCGAGATGCAGCGCGTGGAGATCATCCGCGCGCTGCTCACCGCGCCCAAGGTGCTGATCCTGGACGAGCCCACTTCGGTGCTCACGCCCCAGGCGGTCGAAAAGCTCTTTGTGGTGCTGCGCAAGCTCGCCAGTGAGGGCTGCAGCATCCTCTACATCAGCCACAAGCTGCACGAAATTCGGGCGCTGTGCACCGCCTGCACCGTGCTGCGCGGCGGCAAGGTCACGGGCGTGTGCAACCCGGCCGAGGAATCCAATGCGTCCCTGTCGCGGCTGATGATCGGCGCCGAGCCGCCCGCGCTGGAGCACCGTGCCGTGCAGACAGGCGCTACCGTGCTGCGCGTGCAGGGCCTGTCGCTGCCGCGCGCCGACCAGTTTGGGGTGGACTTGATCGACCTGCAGTTCGAGGTGAAGGCAGGCGAAGTGGTGGGCATTGCTGGCGTGTCGGGCAACGGGCAGAGAGAGTTGCTCTATGCCCTGTCGGGCGAAGACCAGCGCGCGGAGCCCGCCAGCATCCAGGTCTCCGGCCAGAATGCAGGCCGCATGGCGCCCAACCAGCGCCGCGCCTTGGGCCTGCACTTTGTGCCCGAAGAGCGCCTGGGGCGCGGCGCCGTGCCCACCATGGGCCTGGCGCACAACCTGCTGCTCACGCGCACCAATGCGGTCAGCGGCAGTGGCTGGATCAAGGTGGGTGCGCTGCAAAAGCATGCCGAAGACATCATCCGGCGCTTCAATGTGAAGGCGGGTGGCCCCAACGCGGCGGCCAAGTCGCTGTCGGGCGGCAACCTGCAGAAGTTCATCGTGGGGCGCGAGATCGATGCCAACCCGAAGCTGCTCATCGTCTCGCAGCCCACCTGGGGCGTGGATGTGGGGGCTGCGGCGCAGATCCGGGGCTCCATCCTGGCGCTGCGTGATGCGGGCTGCGCCGTGCTGGTGGTGAGTGAGGAGCTGGACGAATTGTTTGAAATCTGCGACCGGCTGCATGTGGTGGCCAAGGGGCATCTGTCGCCCTCCGTGGACCGCGCAGACGCGACGGTGGAGCGCATTGGTGAATGGATGAGCGGGCTGTGGCATGCCGATGTGCAGGCCCACCTGGCGCACAAGGCGCAGGCTGGGGAGGTGCACCATGCTTAA
- a CDS encoding BMP family ABC transporter substrate-binding protein — translation MTDLQKRSMLKVAALSAVAAAALVGCGKKEEPAPAPAPAPAPVAEAPAPKPEPLKIAFAYVGPVGDGGWTFAHDNGRKAIEKEFGDKVVTSFVESVPESADAERVLRDLAGQGNKLIFGTTFGYMESMLKVAADNPGIKFEHATGYKTADNLRTYDSRTYEGAYMAGVIAGAMTKSNTLGVVGSVPIPEVIRNINSFTMGAQSVNPKVKTKVVWVNEWFSPPKETEAATSLINGGADVLFQNTDSPAVLKTAQEKGKRAFGWDSDMTAYGPKAHLASAVINWGPYYVKATKDALEGTWSTSQSWWGVKEGAIDIVSIAEDVPADIKAKVEEIKKGLADGTYNIWKGPIVGQDGKEVLAKDVVADDKFLGGVNFYVKGVEGKIPGGEKK, via the coding sequence ATGACTGATCTGCAGAAACGCTCCATGCTCAAGGTGGCAGCGCTCTCCGCCGTTGCTGCTGCCGCGCTCGTGGGCTGTGGCAAGAAGGAAGAACCGGCACCGGCCCCTGCGCCTGCGCCGGCCCCTGTGGCAGAAGCCCCTGCCCCCAAGCCCGAGCCGCTGAAGATCGCCTTTGCCTATGTCGGCCCGGTGGGCGACGGCGGCTGGACCTTCGCGCACGACAACGGACGCAAGGCCATCGAAAAGGAATTCGGCGACAAGGTCGTCACCAGTTTTGTCGAGAGCGTGCCCGAATCCGCTGACGCCGAGCGCGTGCTGCGCGACCTGGCCGGCCAGGGCAACAAGCTGATCTTTGGCACCACCTTCGGCTACATGGAATCCATGCTCAAGGTGGCAGCCGACAACCCTGGCATCAAGTTCGAGCATGCCACCGGCTACAAGACGGCCGATAACCTGCGTACCTATGACAGCCGCACCTACGAAGGCGCGTACATGGCCGGTGTGATCGCGGGCGCCATGACCAAGTCCAACACGCTGGGCGTGGTCGGCTCGGTGCCCATCCCCGAAGTGATCCGCAACATCAACAGCTTCACCATGGGCGCCCAGTCGGTCAACCCCAAGGTCAAGACCAAGGTGGTGTGGGTGAACGAGTGGTTCAGCCCACCGAAGGAAACCGAAGCCGCCACCAGCCTGATCAACGGCGGCGCTGACGTGCTGTTCCAGAACACCGATTCGCCCGCCGTGCTGAAGACAGCGCAGGAAAAGGGCAAGCGCGCCTTCGGCTGGGACAGCGACATGACCGCCTACGGCCCCAAGGCGCACCTGGCATCGGCCGTGATCAACTGGGGCCCGTACTACGTGAAGGCCACCAAGGACGCGCTGGAAGGCACCTGGAGCACCAGCCAGAGCTGGTGGGGCGTGAAGGAAGGCGCGATCGACATCGTTTCCATCGCCGAAGACGTGCCTGCCGACATCAAGGCCAAAGTCGAAGAGATCAAGAAGGGCCTGGCCGATGGCACCTACAACATCTGGAAGGGCCCTATCGTCGGTCAGGACGGCAAGGAAGTGCTGGCCAAGGATGTGGTCGCCGATGACAAGTTCCTGGGCGGTGTGAACTTCTACGTCAAGGGCGTGGAAGGCAAGATCCCCGGCGGTGAAAAGAAGTAA
- a CDS encoding ABC transporter permease: protein MESYALLIGATLSAGTVLAIAALGLLINEKAGIVNLGAEGMMLCAAIAGFATVVHTGNTWLGFAAGMAAGALLAAIFGVLVIWLNTNQYATGLALSLFGVGFSAFAGISYVQAKLPELPKYAIPVLGDIPLVGPALFRQHPLVYLTMLLVAGLIWFLYRSRAGLVLRSVGESPESAHALGYPVRRIRLAAVVAGGALCGLAGAYISTVYTPLWVEGMVAGRGWIALALTTFATWRPARVLLGAYLFGGVTMLQFHLQATGVQVASQLLSMLPYVATIVVLALISRNPAWIRINMPASLGKPFYPGS, encoded by the coding sequence ATGGAGTCGTATGCACTGCTCATCGGCGCCACGCTCAGCGCGGGCACGGTGCTGGCCATTGCGGCCCTGGGCCTGCTCATCAACGAGAAGGCGGGCATCGTCAACCTGGGGGCTGAGGGCATGATGCTCTGCGCCGCCATCGCCGGCTTTGCCACCGTGGTGCACACGGGCAACACCTGGCTGGGCTTTGCGGCGGGCATGGCCGCCGGGGCACTGCTGGCCGCCATCTTTGGCGTGCTGGTGATCTGGCTCAACACCAACCAGTACGCCACGGGGCTCGCGCTCAGCCTGTTTGGTGTGGGCTTCTCGGCGTTTGCCGGTATCAGCTACGTGCAGGCCAAGTTGCCAGAGCTGCCCAAGTACGCCATTCCGGTGCTCGGCGACATTCCGCTGGTGGGCCCTGCGCTGTTCCGCCAGCACCCGCTGGTGTACCTCACCATGCTGCTGGTGGCGGGGTTGATCTGGTTTTTGTACCGCTCGCGCGCGGGGCTGGTGCTGCGCTCGGTGGGCGAGTCGCCCGAGTCGGCGCACGCACTGGGTTACCCGGTGCGCCGCATCCGCCTGGCCGCGGTGGTGGCCGGGGGCGCGCTGTGCGGGCTGGCAGGTGCGTACATCTCCACCGTGTACACACCGCTGTGGGTGGAGGGCATGGTGGCCGGTCGCGGCTGGATCGCGCTGGCGCTCACCACTTTTGCCACCTGGCGCCCGGCACGGGTGTTGCTTGGTGCTTATCTGTTTGGCGGCGTGACCATGCTGCAGTTCCACTTGCAGGCCACGGGTGTGCAGGTAGCCAGCCAATTGCTCTCCATGCTGCCGTATGTGGCCACCATCGTGGTGCTGGCGCTGATTTCGCGCAATCCGGCATGGATTCGCATCAACATGCCTGCGTCACTGGGCAAGCCGTTTTATCCCGGCTCATAA